One genomic window of Sporosarcina ureae includes the following:
- a CDS encoding polysaccharide deacetylase family protein yields the protein MNETNKRRRSTWIDSALIITIITLISITLLLIVNVVKTKDTSSTKPVTHEIIPAPKQEVSVESIISPYPGIKMFTEIPKDSKYPFIIRYPQTEYDGFNQQVLDYIDELKTRYAEEQQTENKVSKLDVSFETLQHLSGNYSFVMRAVTYYADQDSQMEIHTFHINPETGEEVTIEDIVDHNLEKLKRMASVVRDEIHHSPLLEGDVIKESVWRPTEPMWVNYRNFALTDDSLFLYFGTGEFTKRQAGPATVEIPLRKLNPFLAKEFQVATDDTKKEKTIALTFDDGPDPIYTVRILETLEKYDAKATFFMLGNRVHSYPGVAKKVAEAGHEIGNHSWNHPSLTEITDVALQGEVKGTSDIIEAITGQPATVFRPPYGAVDDRVRESTKLPVVLWNVDTLDWEHNDPELLLEHIAEDARTGSIILMHDIHKSTADGLDAVLENLQSQGYKFVTVSEMDDY from the coding sequence ATGAACGAAACAAATAAAAGACGTCGATCAACATGGATCGATAGTGCATTAATTATCACTATCATTACTCTAATATCTATTACGCTACTATTAATAGTGAATGTAGTGAAAACTAAAGATACCAGCTCTACTAAACCCGTAACACATGAAATTATACCCGCACCGAAACAAGAAGTGTCGGTTGAATCGATTATATCGCCTTATCCAGGTATTAAAATGTTTACCGAGATACCTAAAGACTCAAAGTATCCTTTTATCATTCGTTATCCCCAAACAGAATATGATGGCTTTAATCAGCAAGTGTTAGATTATATAGATGAATTGAAAACAAGATATGCCGAAGAGCAACAAACGGAAAATAAAGTGTCCAAGTTAGATGTATCTTTTGAAACGCTTCAGCATCTTTCGGGTAATTATTCTTTTGTCATGCGAGCTGTTACGTACTATGCTGATCAAGATAGTCAAATGGAGATACACACATTTCATATCAATCCTGAAACAGGGGAAGAAGTAACGATTGAAGATATTGTGGATCATAATTTGGAAAAGCTAAAACGAATGGCGAGTGTAGTGCGTGACGAAATTCATCATAGTCCTTTGTTAGAAGGCGATGTGATTAAGGAAAGTGTATGGCGACCTACTGAGCCTATGTGGGTAAACTACCGCAACTTCGCCTTGACAGATGATTCATTATTTCTTTATTTTGGAACAGGTGAATTTACAAAGAGACAAGCTGGACCGGCAACAGTAGAAATTCCGCTACGCAAATTGAATCCATTCTTAGCAAAGGAATTCCAAGTAGCAACAGATGATACTAAAAAGGAAAAGACGATTGCTCTGACGTTTGATGATGGTCCTGATCCAATTTATACGGTAAGAATTTTAGAGACACTTGAAAAATACGATGCAAAAGCTACATTTTTTATGCTCGGCAATAGAGTTCATTCATATCCTGGCGTCGCTAAGAAAGTAGCTGAAGCTGGCCATGAGATAGGTAACCACTCATGGAATCATCCTTCCTTGACAGAGATCACGGATGTTGCACTTCAAGGTGAAGTCAAGGGTACATCCGATATCATTGAAGCGATAACCGGACAGCCGGCAACTGTTTTCAGACCCCCATATGGTGCTGTTGATGATCGAGTACGAGAAAGCACGAAATTACCTGTTGTTTTATGGAATGTAGATACATTGGACTGGGAGCACAATGACCCTGAATTGTTATTGGAGCATATTGCAGAAGATGCTCGTACAGGCAGTATCATTTTGATGCATGATATTCATAAATCGACCGCTGATGGACTGGACGCGGTACTTGAAAATTTGCAGTCTCAAGGTTATAAATTCGTGACGGTATCTGAAATGGATGATTATTAA
- a CDS encoding rhodanese-related sulfurtransferase, translating into MEKKDYRVLLFYKYVTIEEPEEFAAAHLEFCKETGLKGRILVGAEGINGTCSGTIEQTDAYMEHMKADPRFADVWFKIDETDGHAFKKMHVRFRPEIVNLSLPEDVNPLELTGEYLEPEEFLQQMQDENTIVLDARNDYEYDLGHFRGAIRPDIENFRDLPEWVVENKEQLEGKKILAYCTGGIRCEKFTGWLKREGFEDVAHLHGGIVSYGKDPKAKGQLWDGQCYVFDERIAVPINQVEHVIVGRDHFDGTPCERYVNCANPECNAKILCSEENEHFYMRSCSDDCRTHPRNRYFVEHDMTVDEYDARMAKIEASRARETIS; encoded by the coding sequence ATGGAAAAGAAAGACTATCGAGTATTATTGTTTTATAAGTATGTAACGATCGAGGAGCCTGAAGAGTTTGCGGCTGCACATTTGGAATTCTGTAAGGAAACTGGATTAAAGGGACGTATTCTTGTCGGTGCAGAAGGCATCAACGGTACTTGTTCAGGAACAATTGAACAAACGGATGCGTATATGGAGCATATGAAAGCTGATCCACGTTTTGCTGATGTATGGTTCAAAATTGATGAAACAGATGGCCACGCATTCAAAAAAATGCACGTTCGCTTCCGTCCGGAGATTGTTAATCTCAGCTTACCTGAAGATGTCAATCCGTTAGAGCTTACAGGTGAATATTTGGAACCAGAAGAGTTCTTACAACAAATGCAAGATGAGAACACTATTGTTTTGGATGCTCGTAATGATTATGAGTATGACCTAGGTCATTTCCGTGGTGCGATACGCCCGGATATTGAAAACTTCCGTGATCTTCCTGAATGGGTAGTTGAAAACAAAGAACAACTTGAAGGCAAGAAAATTCTTGCGTATTGTACGGGTGGGATTCGTTGTGAGAAGTTCACTGGCTGGTTGAAACGTGAAGGATTCGAAGATGTAGCACATTTGCACGGCGGTATCGTTTCTTACGGTAAAGACCCTAAAGCAAAAGGACAGTTATGGGACGGTCAATGCTACGTATTCGATGAGCGTATTGCGGTTCCCATCAACCAAGTGGAGCACGTCATCGTGGGACGCGACCATTTTGACGGCACACCTTGTGAACGCTATGTAAACTGTGCAAATCCCGAGTGTAATGCAAAAATTCTATGCTCAGAAGAGAATGAACATTTCTATATGCGCAGTTGTTCAGACGACTGCCGTACACATCCTCGTAATCGTTATTTTGTAGAACACGATATGACAGTGGATGAATATGACGCACGAATGGCAAAAATTGAAGCATCACGTGCTCGTGAAACCATTTCATAA
- the pstB gene encoding phosphate ABC transporter ATP-binding protein PstB — protein MNVVETIERSIIQTENLHFYYNSHHALKDINLKFEEKKITALIGPSGCGKSTFLRTMNRMNDLIPKVKTEGAIWIGNENITEPSIDPVELRKKVGMVFQHASVFPFSIYENIAYGPRIHGEKNKKVLDEIVEENLRAAALWDEVKDHLDQSATGLSGGQQQRLTIARTLATKPEILLMDEPTSALDPISTAKVEELIQTLKEHYTIIIVTHNMQQAARISDFAAFFLNGEVKEYGQTATLFTNPLFSETKDYIAGKFG, from the coding sequence ATGAATGTAGTGGAGACCATCGAACGATCAATCATTCAAACAGAAAATCTACACTTCTATTATAATTCCCATCATGCATTAAAAGATATCAATCTGAAGTTTGAAGAAAAGAAAATTACTGCACTTATAGGGCCATCGGGATGTGGAAAATCAACTTTTTTGCGGACAATGAACCGTATGAATGATCTGATTCCCAAAGTGAAGACAGAAGGGGCAATTTGGATCGGTAATGAAAATATAACAGAGCCTTCAATTGATCCAGTAGAATTGCGAAAGAAAGTAGGAATGGTATTTCAACATGCGTCAGTCTTTCCGTTCTCAATTTATGAAAACATTGCGTATGGACCTCGTATTCATGGAGAAAAGAATAAAAAAGTACTGGATGAAATCGTAGAAGAAAATCTGCGCGCTGCTGCTTTATGGGACGAAGTAAAAGATCATTTGGACCAGTCTGCTACAGGTCTTTCGGGCGGACAACAGCAACGGCTAACCATTGCACGCACATTAGCGACTAAGCCGGAGATTTTATTGATGGATGAACCTACTTCAGCCCTAGATCCGATCTCTACTGCCAAAGTGGAAGAACTGATCCAAACGTTAAAAGAGCACTATACGATTATCATCGTAACGCATAATATGCAACAAGCTGCGCGCATATCTGATTTCGCAGCTTTCTTTTTGAATGGTGAAGTAAAAGAATATGGACAGACAGCGACACTATTTACTAACCCACTATTTTCCGAAACGAAAGATTATATAGCAGGAAAGTTCGGATGA
- the pstB gene encoding phosphate ABC transporter ATP-binding protein PstB: MKTNRVTLADSPDFQRSSVLQTTDLSVYYGGHCAVDQVSLSFPKQSVMALIGPSGCGKSTFLRSINRMNDDIDSCRTEGNIYYEGIDLHSSNVNLHEVRKQIGMVFQRPVPFAKSIFKNVAAGPMRHGVKDKRELQRIVEENLKKAALWEEVKDQLHTSALRLSGGQQQRLCIARALAMQPSVLLLDEPASALDPVSTAKIEELISQLKKDYTIVIVTHNMQQAARVSDEVAYFYMGRVIEHGSTEQIFTNPHHEQTAHYINGRIG, from the coding sequence ATGAAAACGAATAGAGTTACATTAGCGGACAGTCCTGATTTTCAACGCAGTTCAGTATTGCAAACTACCGATTTATCGGTCTATTATGGTGGACATTGTGCTGTTGATCAAGTCAGTCTATCATTCCCAAAACAATCCGTTATGGCATTAATCGGTCCGTCGGGATGTGGGAAATCTACTTTCCTGCGTTCTATTAATCGAATGAATGATGACATCGACTCATGTCGTACGGAAGGAAACATCTATTATGAAGGGATAGACTTGCATTCATCCAACGTAAATTTACATGAAGTACGCAAACAGATTGGAATGGTATTTCAAAGACCTGTCCCTTTTGCCAAATCTATTTTTAAGAATGTTGCCGCTGGACCTATGCGCCACGGAGTAAAGGATAAGAGGGAATTACAAAGAATTGTAGAAGAGAATCTAAAAAAAGCAGCACTGTGGGAAGAAGTAAAAGATCAATTACATACATCAGCTTTGCGCCTTTCAGGTGGGCAACAACAACGTCTTTGTATCGCCAGGGCACTTGCAATGCAACCGAGCGTGTTATTACTAGATGAACCTGCATCTGCACTTGATCCTGTATCGACAGCAAAAATAGAAGAACTGATATCACAATTAAAAAAAGATTATACGATCGTGATTGTCACACATAATATGCAACAAGCAGCACGTGTCTCGGATGAAGTAGCGTATTTTTACATGGGGCGTGTCATTGAGCATGGATCCACTGAACAAATTTTTACTAATCCACATCATGAACAAACCGCACATTATATTAATGGACGCATTGGATAG
- the pstA gene encoding phosphate ABC transporter permease PstA, producing MSAKSKDRLATAGLYVIVGIIITVLAGLLGFVFVKGIPQLSWQFITSPPQIFKEGGGVGPQLFNSFYLLVLTLMISVPIAIGAGIYLAEYAKDHWIIRCIRVLIEVLSSLPSIVVGLFGFLFFVLYMGWGFSILSGAFALSLFNLPLLVRVVEQSIHNVPKSQREAGWALGFSKWETITTIILPAALPGIVTGVILASGRVFGEAAALIYTAGMSTPIIDFTNWNPLSPTSPLNPFRPAETMAVHIWKINGEGIMPDAAAISDGAAALLIISILFFNFTSRFIGNLMFKKMGAN from the coding sequence ATGTCAGCTAAAAGTAAAGATCGGCTCGCCACGGCTGGGCTATATGTCATTGTAGGCATCATCATTACGGTTTTGGCAGGCTTGCTTGGATTTGTCTTTGTCAAAGGTATTCCTCAGCTAAGCTGGCAATTCATCACGTCACCTCCTCAGATTTTCAAAGAAGGAGGAGGAGTGGGACCTCAATTATTTAATTCCTTTTATTTACTCGTTTTGACACTGATGATTTCAGTGCCGATTGCGATTGGTGCGGGTATTTATTTAGCTGAGTATGCAAAAGATCATTGGATCATTCGTTGTATTCGCGTCCTGATTGAAGTGCTATCTTCATTACCTTCTATAGTGGTTGGATTGTTTGGATTCCTCTTTTTCGTTTTGTATATGGGCTGGGGTTTTTCGATTTTGTCAGGTGCCTTCGCACTTTCACTATTCAATCTACCTTTACTCGTACGAGTTGTGGAACAATCAATTCATAACGTGCCGAAATCACAACGTGAAGCAGGATGGGCGCTTGGTTTTTCAAAATGGGAAACTATTACGACAATCATACTTCCAGCGGCACTACCTGGTATTGTGACGGGTGTCATTCTAGCATCAGGAAGAGTATTCGGCGAGGCGGCTGCTTTGATTTACACAGCAGGAATGAGCACACCGATCATAGATTTCACCAATTGGAATCCGTTGTCACCAACATCTCCTTTAAATCCATTTAGGCCAGCTGAAACAATGGCGGTTCACATTTGGAAAATCAACGGCGAGGGAATTATGCCAGACGCAGCAGCGATCTCTGACGGAGCGGCGGCATTATTGATCATCTCGATTTTATTCTTTAATTTCACATCACGCTTTATCGGTAACTTGATGTTTAAAAAAATGGGTGCCAATTAA
- the pstC gene encoding phosphate ABC transporter permease subunit PstC, with protein sequence MMAKMVKETEHPLYRKSSKMRMERFGKWLTFLSVALTAAITIAILFLVFSKGLSTFITNDGSVKDFLTGTTWNPAEVNSLGKPIIGALPFIVGSLAVTGISALIAGPLAIGAAIFMSEIAPNAGKRIMQPVIELLVGIPSVVYGFIGLSVVVPFLRDLFPGSGFGIAAGTIVLSVMILPTVTSLALDAIQSVPRSLREASLALGSTRWQMICKVVLKTAKPGLLMAIIFGMARAFGEALAVQMVIGNASVIPHSLFEPASTVTSILTMGMGYTVMGQTENNALWSLALILLLMSLFFTITVRMIGKGKSK encoded by the coding sequence ATGATGGCGAAGATGGTCAAAGAGACAGAACATCCATTGTATAGAAAAAGTAGTAAAATGCGAATGGAACGGTTCGGAAAATGGCTTACCTTCCTTTCAGTGGCTTTGACTGCAGCCATCACTATAGCCATTCTGTTTTTAGTTTTTTCAAAAGGTTTGTCTACGTTCATTACAAATGATGGTAGTGTTAAAGACTTTTTAACAGGTACGACTTGGAACCCAGCGGAAGTAAATTCCCTGGGTAAACCTATTATTGGAGCTTTGCCATTTATAGTCGGTTCATTGGCGGTTACAGGAATATCCGCTTTAATTGCCGGACCGCTTGCAATTGGCGCAGCCATTTTCATGAGCGAGATTGCACCAAATGCGGGAAAAAGAATTATGCAGCCTGTGATCGAGTTGTTAGTAGGTATACCTTCAGTCGTCTATGGGTTTATCGGATTAAGTGTCGTCGTACCTTTTTTACGCGATCTATTTCCAGGTAGCGGATTTGGTATTGCAGCGGGCACTATTGTGTTATCCGTCATGATCTTACCGACAGTCACAAGTTTAGCATTGGACGCTATTCAGTCTGTGCCACGTTCATTGCGTGAAGCATCATTGGCGCTAGGTTCCACAAGATGGCAAATGATTTGTAAAGTGGTATTGAAAACTGCGAAACCTGGCTTACTGATGGCGATTATTTTCGGAATGGCACGAGCATTCGGTGAAGCTCTCGCAGTACAGATGGTTATTGGGAATGCTTCTGTCATTCCGCACTCTTTATTCGAACCAGCCTCCACAGTCACTAGTATTTTAACAATGGGCATGGGGTATACGGTGATGGGACAAACTGAAAATAATGCGCTCTGGTCACTCGCGCTCATACTTTTACTGATGTCGCTATTCTTCACGATTACAGTACGAATGATTGGAAAGGGGAAAAGTAAGTAA
- a CDS encoding phosphate ABC transporter substrate-binding protein PstS family protein, protein MRKRNRITVLAFVLLCTWVVAACSSTKASDSEKGEAKQQTEPITAVGSSALQPLVEAAAQQYTLKNPGSVINVQGGGSGTGLSKISEGAVDIGNSDIFAEEKEGVDAGNLVDHKVAVVGMGPVSHPETGVEDVTTEELIGIFTGEITNWKELGGMDQEIIVINRAKGSGTRATFEALVLQGKQPLEAQEQDSSGTVRKIVSETPGAISYLAFSYFDETTTALRVNGVTPNQENVESNKWEIWAYQHMYTNGEATGLAKDLIEYILSDEVQQTILPEMDYLPVTGMQVERDAEGTVKGK, encoded by the coding sequence ATGAGGAAACGTAATCGAATAACCGTATTGGCGTTTGTTTTACTTTGTACGTGGGTGGTCGCGGCTTGTAGTAGTACGAAAGCAAGTGATAGTGAAAAGGGAGAAGCTAAACAACAAACTGAACCCATCACGGCAGTAGGATCAAGTGCACTACAACCTTTAGTTGAAGCTGCAGCACAGCAGTATACGTTAAAAAATCCAGGCTCGGTTATCAATGTCCAAGGTGGAGGGAGCGGTACTGGGTTAAGTAAAATCAGCGAAGGTGCAGTAGACATTGGAAACTCGGATATATTCGCGGAAGAAAAAGAAGGCGTGGACGCGGGTAACTTAGTTGACCATAAAGTTGCGGTTGTTGGAATGGGTCCGGTAAGTCACCCAGAAACGGGTGTAGAAGATGTTACGACTGAAGAATTGATTGGAATCTTTACAGGAGAAATCACAAACTGGAAAGAACTTGGCGGGATGGATCAAGAAATTATTGTCATCAACCGTGCAAAAGGATCTGGAACACGCGCTACTTTTGAAGCATTAGTATTGCAAGGAAAACAACCACTCGAGGCTCAAGAACAAGACTCTTCGGGTACGGTACGAAAAATTGTCAGTGAAACACCAGGAGCAATCAGCTACTTAGCATTTTCTTACTTCGATGAAACGACTACAGCTCTACGAGTTAATGGTGTGACTCCAAATCAAGAAAATGTCGAGTCAAATAAATGGGAAATTTGGGCTTACCAGCATATGTATACTAATGGTGAAGCAACAGGTCTTGCAAAGGACTTGATCGAGTATATACTTTCGGATGAAGTGCAGCAAACTATACTTCCTGAAATGGACTACTTACCGGTAACGGGAATGCAAGTAGAACGTGATGCGGAAGGAACTGTTAAAGGAAAATGA
- a CDS encoding response regulator transcription factor, with amino-acid sequence MKKILVVEDEQSIATLLQYNLEQAGYTVYIARDGNTAIAMTLSEEPDLLLLDIMLPGMDGMDVCKKLRQEKIHTPILMLTAKGDEFDKVLGLELGADDYLTKPFSPREVLARVKAILRRIELQNSAQVKELGTELSNGRLLVYPDRIEAFLDGSPLELTPKEFELLLYLMRHSGKVLHREQLLNAIWNYDYTGDSRIVDVHISHLREKIEPDTKSPVYIKTVRGFGYKFEEVTN; translated from the coding sequence ATGAAAAAGATTTTGGTTGTGGAAGATGAACAGTCAATAGCTACTCTTTTGCAATACAACTTGGAGCAGGCAGGATACACTGTGTATATAGCCCGAGATGGTAATACAGCCATTGCAATGACGCTTTCTGAAGAACCGGATTTACTATTGCTCGATATTATGCTGCCCGGCATGGATGGCATGGATGTATGCAAAAAACTTCGCCAAGAAAAAATTCATACACCCATTTTAATGTTGACAGCAAAAGGGGATGAATTCGATAAAGTCCTTGGGCTGGAACTTGGAGCAGATGATTATTTAACAAAACCATTTAGTCCACGAGAGGTACTTGCGCGTGTAAAAGCTATCTTGCGCAGAATAGAGTTACAGAATTCTGCACAAGTAAAAGAACTGGGAACGGAACTAAGTAATGGACGTTTACTAGTTTATCCAGATCGAATTGAAGCCTTTTTGGATGGAAGCCCCTTGGAATTGACTCCTAAAGAATTTGAGCTGCTTTTATACTTAATGCGACATTCAGGTAAAGTACTACACCGTGAGCAGTTGCTAAATGCGATATGGAATTATGACTACACTGGAGATTCTCGTATCGTAGATGTTCATATTAGCCACCTGAGGGAAAAAATTGAACCGGATACAAAAAGTCCAGTCTATATTAAGACTGTCAGAGGATTTGGTTATAAATTCGAAGAAGTGACAAACTGA
- a CDS encoding NADP-dependent oxidoreductase — protein sequence MTLEMQREIHLANRPKGLPTMEAFNFVEKPMPELKDHEVLIRTLYVSVDPYMRGRMIDAKSYIPPFKLDEVITGGVVGEVTKSTSDSFKPGDFVVGNLNWAEYTAASEKEVRKIDPNIAPITTHLGILGMTGLTAYFGLLDIGKPQEGETVVVSGAAGAVGSVVGQIAKMKGAKVIGIAGSQEKIEYLKNELGFDEAVNYKLDSFKEDLAKVATDGVDVYFDNVGGEVTDAVFTLLNKHARIALCGAISSYNKEQQDIGPRLQSTMIKTSALMKGFTVGDYAADFATASTDLGKWLSEGKLKYEETIVEGFDNIPDAFLGLFDGTNLGKQLVKVADYETTKH from the coding sequence ATGACACTAGAAATGCAAAGAGAAATTCATTTAGCTAACCGACCGAAAGGCTTGCCTACTATGGAAGCTTTCAATTTTGTGGAAAAACCTATGCCTGAGCTGAAAGACCATGAAGTTCTGATTCGTACGCTATATGTATCAGTTGACCCGTACATGCGAGGAAGAATGATAGATGCGAAATCGTATATCCCTCCATTTAAACTGGATGAAGTGATTACTGGAGGAGTCGTTGGTGAAGTAACAAAATCTACTTCCGATTCATTCAAACCAGGAGATTTCGTTGTAGGAAATTTGAATTGGGCAGAATATACGGCAGCTTCCGAGAAAGAAGTACGTAAAATCGATCCAAATATCGCCCCGATCACTACACATCTAGGCATCCTTGGTATGACAGGGCTCACTGCATACTTCGGTTTACTCGATATCGGTAAACCGCAAGAAGGTGAAACTGTCGTCGTTTCTGGCGCTGCCGGAGCAGTTGGTTCAGTAGTAGGCCAAATCGCCAAAATGAAAGGTGCCAAAGTGATCGGAATTGCAGGTTCTCAAGAAAAAATCGAGTACTTAAAAAATGAACTCGGATTTGATGAGGCTGTCAATTATAAATTAGACAGCTTTAAAGAAGACTTAGCTAAAGTTGCCACTGACGGTGTAGATGTCTATTTTGACAATGTCGGCGGCGAAGTGACGGATGCAGTCTTTACATTACTAAATAAACATGCGCGAATTGCGTTATGCGGTGCTATTTCCTCTTACAATAAAGAACAACAAGACATCGGTCCTCGTCTTCAATCTACGATGATCAAAACAAGCGCTTTGATGAAAGGCTTTACAGTAGGAGATTATGCGGCAGACTTCGCTACTGCATCCACTGATTTAGGTAAATGGCTATCAGAAGGCAAGTTGAAGTATGAAGAAACGATTGTCGAAGGCTTTGACAATATTCCAGATGCGTTTCTTGGTTTATTCGATGGAACCAATTTAGGAAAACAACTGGTCAAAGTCGCTGATTATGAAACGACAAAGCACTAA
- a CDS encoding NAD(P)/FAD-dependent oxidoreductase: protein MNHEIVDITIIGGGPTGLFSSFYAGMREMSVKIIDSLPQLGGQLIELYPDKYIYDVGGFPKILAKDLVANLVTQAHYAKPEICLGEAALAIEKKDDHFVLTTDKGQHLTRTILLTAGIGAFQPRKIGLKEEPIFEGKTLHYGIKDLSMFKDQNICVCGGGDSALDWALMLEDIASEVTLVHRRERFTAHETSVNQLRESSITVLTSHAVSELHGDGDTLDKVILKEKDGSVKELTFDHVVVNYGNISSLGPLKDWGLDMDRNSIKVNSRMETNIEGIYAAGDVTTYDGKVKLIAVGMGEAPVAISHAKAFLDPKAKVQPLHSTSVFG, encoded by the coding sequence ATGAATCATGAAATAGTGGATATTACGATTATCGGCGGAGGCCCAACTGGATTGTTCTCTTCGTTCTACGCGGGTATGCGTGAGATGTCTGTCAAAATTATCGATAGTTTGCCACAGCTTGGCGGCCAATTAATCGAGCTATATCCTGATAAATACATTTATGATGTAGGCGGATTCCCTAAAATCTTGGCGAAAGATTTAGTGGCAAACTTAGTGACGCAAGCGCACTATGCAAAACCTGAAATTTGTTTAGGGGAAGCGGCATTGGCCATAGAAAAGAAGGATGACCACTTTGTTTTAACAACTGACAAAGGACAGCATTTGACACGGACTATTTTGTTAACTGCGGGAATTGGTGCTTTTCAACCGCGTAAAATCGGTTTGAAAGAAGAACCGATTTTTGAAGGCAAAACATTGCACTACGGTATTAAGGACTTGTCTATGTTTAAAGATCAGAATATCTGTGTTTGTGGCGGGGGAGACTCTGCACTAGACTGGGCATTGATGCTTGAAGATATCGCAAGCGAGGTAACGCTTGTTCACCGTAGAGAACGTTTCACTGCGCATGAAACCAGTGTCAATCAATTGCGCGAATCTAGTATTACTGTTTTAACTTCACATGCTGTAAGTGAGTTACATGGCGACGGAGATACATTAGATAAAGTCATTTTAAAGGAAAAAGACGGCAGCGTGAAAGAACTAACATTTGATCATGTAGTAGTCAATTACGGCAACATTTCCTCACTCGGTCCATTGAAAGACTGGGGCTTAGATATGGATCGTAATTCGATTAAAGTGAACTCTCGCATGGAGACGAATATCGAAGGCATTTATGCAGCGGGTGACGTCACAACATACGATGGCAAAGTGAAATTGATTGCAGTAGGTATGGGCGAAGCGCCGGTTGCCATCAGCCACGCGAAAGCGTTCCTCGATCCGAAAGCAAAAGTTCAACCATTGCACAGTACGAGCGTATTCGGTTAA
- a CDS encoding DUF6509 family protein produces the protein MQIVNGKVQELVDPTGIIDGQRYEFLLTVKLDEEDELFKEEGTGLRMLYSVKDGQRKMLTYQFYELATESPFDVEWDEEEQASAEQFCTEHFPEI, from the coding sequence ATGCAAATAGTAAATGGTAAAGTACAAGAACTGGTAGATCCAACAGGTATTATCGACGGTCAGCGCTACGAATTTCTATTGACAGTTAAGCTGGATGAAGAAGATGAACTGTTCAAAGAAGAGGGTACTGGCTTACGTATGCTATATTCTGTGAAGGATGGCCAACGAAAGATGCTTACGTACCAATTTTATGAATTGGCAACGGAAAGCCCATTTGACGTGGAGTGGGACGAAGAAGAACAAGCATCAGCAGAGCAATTCTGCACAGAACATTTTCCTGAAATCTGA